The nucleotide sequence CAAATCTAACAATTTTCGGTAAAATCCTACAATAATTGTAGCCTTAAAAATTACAAAGCTCTACGTAGCCTACATTAAATGTCAGCCGTAGTCCTTATTTCAGCCCCTAAATCCTTCTGACGTAAGCCTTGGCTTGTAAATGGACGAACATGAAATACAGCTCAAGCTGGGGCATTGCCCCCAAGAGCGTAAAGGATACCCTTGAAAATCCGCGGGTTCTGCCCTGATCACATCTACAATTAGGCTTGCTTTTTCGTTATTGTACAAAACAGTACGAAAATAACGTATCTTTGCCTACTTAATGAATAAGGAGTTGCTTACCGAAATGAGCTCAGCATCAATGAAGAATATTCGAAATTTTTGTATTATCGCCCATATCGACCACGGTAAAAGTACCTTGGCCGACCGTCTTTTAGATTTCACAGGATCTGTAACTGCCCGAGAAAAAAAGGAACAGTTACTAGACAATATGGATCTAGAGCGAGAACGTGGTATCACCATTAAGAGCCACGCCATACAAATGGAATATATTTATAAAGGTGAGCAATATGTGCTCAACTTGATCGACACCCCGGGCCACGTAGATTTCTCTTATGAGGTATCGCGTTCCATTGCCGCTTGCGAAGGAGCCCTTTTGGTCGTCGATGCAGCGCAAAGTATCCAGGCCCAAACCATATCGAACCTATACTTGGCCTTAGAGAACGATTTAGAGATCATTCCCGTTCTGAACAAGGTAGACTTGCCCAGTGCCAACCCTGAAGAAGTCACCGACGACATCGTAGACCTTTTGGGCTGTACGGCAGAGGAAGTAATTCCCGCCAGTGCGAAGACCGGTATCGGTATTGAGGAAATTCTTTCCGCCATTATTGAACGTGTACCCGCTCCGAAAGGAAATGCCGATGAAGCCCTACAAGCATTGGTCTTTGACTCGGTATATAATCCTTTCCGTGGGGTAGAGACTTATTTTAGGGTTATCAACGGAGAGATCAAAAAGGGACAAAAGATAAAATTCGTAGCTACCGACAAAAGCTATTTTGCCGACGAGGTAGGTACCTTGAAATTAACACAACATCCAAAACAGTCGATAAAAACCGGGGATGTGGGCTATTTGATTACAGGTATCAAAGATGCCCGTGAAGTAAAAGTGGGCGATACCATTACCGATTCGGCCAATCCGACCAAAAACCCCATTGCAGGTTTTGAAGATGTAAAGCCCATGGTTTTTGCGGGAATCTATCCTGTTGACACCGAAGATTTCGAAGAGCTTCGTTCTTCCATGGAAAAATTACAGCTGAACGATGCCTCGTTGGTATTCGCACCCGAAAGTAGTGCGGCACTAGGTTTTGGTTTTCGTTGCGGGTTCTTGGGCATGCTCCACATGGAGATCATTCAAGAGCGTTTAGAGCGCGAATTCGATATGACGGTAATAACTACCGTACCTAACGTTAGTTACCACGCCTATACCCGAAAGGATCCCGAAAAGCCATTGATCGTAAACAACCCTTCGGACCTTCCCGACCCTTCGACCATAGATCGCGTAGAAGAACCTTATATCAAGGCTACGATCATTACCAAAGCCGATTTTGTCGGTAACGTAATGTCGCTTTGTATCGAGAAAAGGGGAATCATCACCAATCAGACCTATCTGACCACAGAACGTGTTGAACTTACCTTCGATATGCCTTTGGCCGAAATCGTCTTTGATTTTTATGATCGATTAAAGACCGTTTCAAAAGGCTATGCTTCTTTTGACTATGCCCCGATCGGTATGAGGACCTCAAAATTGGTCCGTGTAGATATTCTATTGAACGCACAGCCTGTCGATGCCCTATCGGCACTTATCCATTTTGACAATGCCCAGAACATTGGTAAAAAAATGTGCGAGAAATTAAAGGAGTTGATTCCGAGACAGCAGTTCGATATTCCTATCCAAGCTGCGATCGGTGCTAAAATTATTTCTAGGGAAACCATAAAGGCCTTACGTAAAGATGTTACCGCCAAATGTTATGGTGGGGATATTTCACGTAAGAGAAAACTGCTTGAAAAACAGAAGAAAGGCAAAAAACGTATGCGCCAAGTGGG is from Zobellia galactanivorans and encodes:
- the lepA gene encoding translation elongation factor 4, which produces MKNIRNFCIIAHIDHGKSTLADRLLDFTGSVTAREKKEQLLDNMDLERERGITIKSHAIQMEYIYKGEQYVLNLIDTPGHVDFSYEVSRSIAACEGALLVVDAAQSIQAQTISNLYLALENDLEIIPVLNKVDLPSANPEEVTDDIVDLLGCTAEEVIPASAKTGIGIEEILSAIIERVPAPKGNADEALQALVFDSVYNPFRGVETYFRVINGEIKKGQKIKFVATDKSYFADEVGTLKLTQHPKQSIKTGDVGYLITGIKDAREVKVGDTITDSANPTKNPIAGFEDVKPMVFAGIYPVDTEDFEELRSSMEKLQLNDASLVFAPESSAALGFGFRCGFLGMLHMEIIQERLEREFDMTVITTVPNVSYHAYTRKDPEKPLIVNNPSDLPDPSTIDRVEEPYIKATIITKADFVGNVMSLCIEKRGIITNQTYLTTERVELTFDMPLAEIVFDFYDRLKTVSKGYASFDYAPIGMRTSKLVRVDILLNAQPVDALSALIHFDNAQNIGKKMCEKLKELIPRQQFDIPIQAAIGAKIISRETIKALRKDVTAKCYGGDISRKRKLLEKQKKGKKRMRQVGNVEIPQQAFMAVLKLND